The following coding sequences lie in one Hyalangium minutum genomic window:
- a CDS encoding DUF5011 domain-containing protein — MGTLAACGPTGPAEPEGVQGSLKTQASALGFQISPESPLNPAAVAIAEHDTTVVAAGNGIYLAVWVEGSSAANSLDVLGVRVRASDGVRLDATPIFIGSGSTTQYRPAVAFDGDNFLVVWEQISSYPLVYGARVRASDGAVLDSTPFLISRTNSGGLPLPQFTPAVAFDGTNYLVTWAGYFWEGNSVSQGILGIRVRPSDGTCIEGNSFVISRGEASSPQVAYADADGVYFVAWNRQGIQAARVHAPTGQVMDPVVPLSVAASGAGRPAVAGGSGTTLLVSWKASDNTLSAQEWNAVSGSVVRSWTGLGGTTALSAPAVAHDGSNYWLGWQGQRNGVRQAIVQRLSSGASVPDDAELVLGPVTVSSAIQNLPGSLASVGTGRLLMTYTAHDTAASKSRGQLRQVTEEGTFVSKELAVKPPTSVLPYDAPVGSAAAAGPDISLVVWSEVVGSRPDILGVRVRNSDGARLDATPLRIGTVESSADVYPAVAFDGTNFLVVWSQIGGYPLIYGARVRASDGAVLDSTPFLISNTNSNGQGLPQWNPAVAFDGTNYLVTWDGWYYENGYFTGIQMMRVRPDGTLVDPNSRIIARDGFQARVAGSNGTFLVSWQRNQDVEAARISGASGQVLDTSPISLAATSGAEGYPAVAARSGEFLVTWMAPDTSLWARRISASDGVKLGTADIAIGASALSAPEATFDGQDYRVAWAATRGGAKVLLGTRVSKQGVLEADAERVLSVLRTHPYNRPGIAAWGRGHFLASYEQLTASPNSGPRIYLRLVSDVRPPESCEGQPQLVLNSSPVTTVECGAGRYGDPGAQAFDACGNALDVHAYNTGTDSSGPGPNTAFEGSYTVSYSAWDASGRTVSALRTVNVDDRTAPALQLIGPAFMTHTCGSPWVDPGVQATDACYGDVSPQVWHSGEVNGWAPGTYTVTYSLTDSGGNSATPVTRTVQVANCPW, encoded by the coding sequence TTGGGAACGCTGGCAGCCTGCGGCCCCACCGGCCCGGCGGAGCCCGAAGGCGTGCAGGGGAGCCTGAAGACACAGGCTTCGGCGCTGGGGTTCCAGATATCGCCCGAGTCCCCGCTGAACCCCGCGGCGGTGGCCATTGCGGAACACGACACCACGGTGGTGGCGGCAGGCAATGGCATCTACCTCGCCGTGTGGGTGGAGGGCTCCTCCGCGGCCAACAGCCTGGACGTCCTGGGCGTGCGTGTGAGGGCCTCGGATGGAGTGCGGCTGGATGCCACGCCCATCTTCATTGGCTCGGGGAGCACCACGCAGTACCGGCCCGCCGTGGCTTTCGACGGCGACAACTTCCTGGTGGTGTGGGAGCAGATCAGCAGCTACCCGCTCGTCTACGGCGCTCGGGTGAGGGCCTCGGATGGCGCGGTGCTCGACTCCACGCCCTTCCTCATCAGCCGCACCAACTCCGGGGGCTTGCCGCTTCCTCAGTTCACCCCGGCGGTGGCCTTCGATGGGACGAACTACCTGGTGACCTGGGCGGGCTACTTCTGGGAGGGCAACTCCGTCTCCCAGGGCATCCTGGGGATCCGCGTGCGTCCCTCGGACGGGACGTGCATCGAGGGCAATAGCTTCGTCATCTCCCGAGGCGAGGCGTCCTCTCCACAGGTCGCCTATGCGGATGCGGACGGAGTCTATTTTGTGGCCTGGAACCGGCAGGGAATCCAGGCCGCCCGCGTCCATGCCCCGACCGGGCAGGTGATGGACCCCGTTGTTCCTCTCTCCGTGGCGGCCTCCGGCGCTGGGCGCCCCGCGGTGGCCGGTGGCAGTGGAACCACCCTCCTGGTGAGCTGGAAGGCCTCGGATAACACGCTCTCGGCCCAGGAATGGAATGCCGTGAGCGGCAGCGTGGTTCGCTCCTGGACCGGCCTTGGAGGGACGACCGCCCTGAGTGCCCCCGCGGTGGCCCATGACGGAAGCAACTACTGGCTGGGCTGGCAGGGCCAGCGCAATGGGGTACGCCAGGCCATCGTCCAGCGGTTGTCCTCAGGGGCCTCAGTCCCCGATGACGCGGAGCTCGTGCTCGGTCCGGTGACGGTCTCCTCCGCCATCCAGAACCTTCCTGGAAGCCTCGCCTCGGTGGGCACAGGCCGCCTCCTGATGACCTACACGGCACACGACACGGCAGCGTCCAAGTCGCGTGGCCAGCTGCGGCAGGTGACGGAGGAGGGGACGTTCGTCTCGAAGGAACTCGCGGTCAAGCCGCCCACATCGGTGCTCCCCTATGATGCGCCCGTTGGGTCCGCGGCTGCGGCCGGCCCCGACATCTCCCTGGTGGTCTGGTCGGAGGTCGTCGGGAGCCGCCCTGACATCTTGGGAGTTCGCGTGAGGAACTCGGATGGCGCGAGGCTGGATGCCACCCCCTTGCGGATCGGCACGGTGGAGTCGAGCGCGGATGTCTATCCCGCGGTGGCTTTTGACGGCACGAACTTCCTGGTGGTGTGGTCACAGATCGGCGGCTACCCACTCATCTACGGTGCCCGCGTGAGGGCCTCGGACGGGGCGGTGCTCGACTCCACGCCCTTCCTCATCAGCAACACGAACTCCAATGGCCAGGGTCTGCCTCAGTGGAATCCCGCGGTGGCCTTCGATGGGACGAACTACCTGGTGACGTGGGATGGTTGGTATTACGAGAACGGGTACTTCACCGGCATCCAGATGATGCGTGTCCGTCCGGATGGGACCCTCGTGGATCCCAACAGCCGCATCATCGCTCGGGACGGCTTCCAGGCCCGGGTGGCCGGTTCCAACGGCACCTTCCTGGTGAGCTGGCAGAGAAATCAGGATGTCGAGGCGGCCCGCATCAGCGGCGCTTCGGGACAGGTGCTCGACACCTCGCCCATCTCCCTGGCGGCCACTTCGGGCGCGGAGGGCTACCCGGCCGTGGCGGCTCGCAGCGGCGAGTTCCTGGTGACCTGGATGGCCCCCGACACCTCCCTCTGGGCGCGGCGGATCAGCGCCTCGGACGGTGTGAAGCTGGGGACCGCGGACATCGCCATCGGCGCCTCCGCCTTGAGTGCCCCCGAGGCCACCTTCGACGGGCAGGACTACCGGGTGGCATGGGCGGCCACTCGTGGCGGTGCGAAGGTCTTGCTCGGCACGCGGGTGTCCAAGCAGGGCGTGCTCGAGGCGGATGCGGAGCGGGTGCTCTCCGTGCTTCGGACCCACCCCTACAACCGGCCCGGAATCGCCGCCTGGGGCCGTGGGCACTTCCTGGCCTCCTATGAGCAGCTCACTGCCTCCCCGAACAGCGGGCCCCGTATCTACTTGCGGCTCGTGAGCGATGTCCGGCCCCCGGAGAGCTGCGAGGGGCAGCCCCAGCTCGTGCTCAACTCTTCACCGGTGACCACGGTGGAGTGCGGTGCGGGCCGCTACGGGGATCCGGGCGCCCAGGCGTTCGACGCATGCGGCAACGCGCTGGATGTCCACGCGTACAACACGGGGACAGACTCGTCCGGGCCCGGCCCCAACACGGCCTTCGAGGGCTCCTACACGGTCTCGTACTCCGCGTGGGACGCCTCGGGGCGCACGGTGTCCGCGCTCCGCACGGTGAACGTGGACGATCGCACGGCTCCTGCGCTGCAGCTCATCGGGCCCGCGTTCATGACGCACACCTGTGGCAGCCCGTGGGTGGACCCGGGCGTGCAGGCCACGGACGCGTGCTACGGGGACGTGTCGCCCCAGGTCTGGCACTCGGGTGAGGTGAACGGCTGGGCGCCGGGCACGTACACGGTGACGTACTCGCTGACGGACAGCGGCGGCAACAGCGCCACGCCCGTGACGCGCACCGTGCAAGTCGCCAACTGCCCCTGGTAG